From a region of the Haematobia irritans isolate KBUSLIRL chromosome 4, ASM5000362v1, whole genome shotgun sequence genome:
- the LOC142236683 gene encoding E3 ubiquitin-protein ligase sina: MSNKINKIKREIPTVTATGNSNTGNTSANTSSSSSSSLSSAGGGDVGMSTDLTSLFECPVCFDYVLPPILQCSSGHLVCVSCRSKLTCCPTCRGPLANIRNLAMEKVASNVKFPCKHSGYGCTASLLYTEKTEHEETCECRPYLCPCPGASCKWQGPLDLVMQHLMMSHKSITTLQGEDIVFLATDINLPGAVDWVMMQSCFGHHFMLVLEKQEKYDGHQQFFAIVQLIGSRKEAENFVYRLELNGNRRRLTWEAMPRSIHEGVASAIHNSDCLVFDTSIAQLFADNGNLGINVTISIV, encoded by the coding sequence AtgtctaataaaataaataaaataaagcgaGAAATACCAACTGTAACTGCAACAGGAAACAGCAACACCGGTAACACATCTGCCAACACATCATCGTCATCAAGTTCTTCATTATCGTCCGCCGGAGGCGGTGATGTCGGCATGTCTACCGATCTAACATCATTGTTTGAATGTCCCGTTTGTTTCGACTATGTATTGCCACCAATACTGCAATGTTCGAGTGGTCACTTAGTCTGTGTCTCGTGTCGCTCAAAACTCACCTGCTGTCCAACATGCCGTGGTCCATTGGCAAATATTCGTAATCTTGCCATGGAGAAAGTTGCATCAAATGTTAAATTTCCTTGCAAGCATTCTGGTTATGGATGCACTGCCTCGCtactatacaccgaaaaaacggAGCATGAAGAGACCTGCGAATGCCGACCCTACTTGTGTCCATGCCCAGGGGCCTCATGTAAGTGGCAAGGACCCCTTGATCTAGTCATGCAGCACTTAATGATGTCACATAAAAGTATTACCACTCTACAAGGCGAAGACATTGTATTTTTAGCCACAGACATCAATTTACCCGGTGCTGTCGATTGGGTCATGATGCAGTCCTGTTTCGGTCATCATTTTATGCTGGTACTTGAAAAACAAGAGAAATACGATGGTCATCAACAGTTCTTTGCCATTGTACAACTGATCGGTTCACGCAAGGAGGCCGAGAATTTTGTATATCGCCTTGAATTAAATGGAAATCGTCGACGTTTAACCTGGGAAGCAATGCCAAGATCGATACACGAGGGTGTCGCCTCCGCCATTCACAATTCCGATTGCTTGGTGTTTGATACATCAATTGCACAATTGTTTGCTGACAATGGAAATTTGGGCATTAACGTAACCATCTCAATTGTATAA